The genomic window CCGGTGGGCCTTCCCTCGGGGTTCGGCCCGCGGGCGGCAGACCCGCCACGGGGAGCACGTGATGATTGCATCGATCCGTGCCATCGACGTCGAGACTGCGAGGAACCTCAAGGGGATATTCTTCGACATCGACGACACTTTCACCACAAACGGGAAGATCCCGGCGGTCGCCTACCAGGGGCTGTGGACTTTGAAGGAATCCGGCCTGAAAGTCGTTCCCATCACCGGAAGGCCGGCGGGCTGGTGCGATCATATCGCCCGCATGTGGCCCGTGGACGCCGTCGTGGGGGAAAACGGGGCTTTCTATTTCCGGTTCGACGAGCGGGCGGGAAAGCTCACAAAACGCTTCCTGGACCCGGCCCCGGTCCGCTGCGAAAAGCGAGTCCTGCTGCAGGCCGTCGAAAAGGATGTCCTCAGCTCGGTGCCCGGCACGGCTCTCGCCTCCGATCAGCCATACCGGGAGACCGATCTTGCCATCGATTTCCGTGAAGACGTGGAGCCTCTGGGCTGGCCGGCGGTCGAGCGCATCTGCGCCGTCTTCCGAAAGCACGGCGCGACCTGCAAGGTCTCCTCGATCCACGTGAACGGCTGGTTCGGAGATTACAACAAGCTCCACATGACGCGAATCATGGCCAACGAGCTCTGGGGCGTCGACCTTGAGGCGGACCGGCGCTTTTACCTGTTTTGCGGAGATTCTCCCAACGATGAACCGATGTTCGAATTCTTCCCGCACAGCGCGGGGGTTCGCAACGTGCTTCAATTCGCCGACCGGATGAGCCGGCTGCCGGCGTTCGTGGCGGATCGCGAAGGCGGCGCGGGATTCGCGGAAATCGCCGAAACCGTTCTCTCTCTCAGGGCGACCTGAAAAACCCGGCCGCCGTGACGGTGACGGTTGGCTCGATGTGTTCGCGCGGGATTCCGTCCTTCGTGTGAAAACACGGCGGTTGTGCCCTTGGATCGCCATGATCGGCGGTCACAACGAACTGCGACAATGTGTCGTTCCAGGGCATTTTCATCTCGAATCCTCACGGCCTGTGCGCCATCTGTATCGCCGCATTCCGAAAAGCTTCTTGAGATCGCGTCTCATGCGGATTTGTGAAAAGTGTAGATCTGACCCCCGGACCGTCTACCGGAGTCCTCCGGCCATCCGCACCGCTTCCGGGCGCCGCTTCAACCACCAACTCATCAAAGGCCCCGGAAGGGCTCCCAGCCCAAGGCTGGTCCATGCCAGGCCCCAGGCCAGGCTCGCCGGAGCCGAAGGAACTCCCCGCACCGTATCCAGAACCAAACCGAAAACCCACGGACTGACGGCGCCCGCGCTGAATCCCAGGGCCGAACGGACGGCGTAGGCGGCCCCGATATGGCGCGGTTCCACAAGCTCGGTGAGCGCGGTCGAGTAGATGGCCGAGTCGGCGATGGAAGTGAGGTTGTAGAAGGCGGCGACCGCGAACAGGACGAGGAGCGGCCAGCCGATCATCCAGCCGAAGCTGAAGGAGATTGCAAGGCTGATGCAGGAAAAGAGCAGGATGGTAAAGGATCTTCCCCATCGGTCGGACATGTCCCCGCCGATGAGACTGCCCAGCATGCTCGTCAGGTAGGTGAAGCCGGAAAGGAGTGCGCCGACCTCGATGGCCTTCGCGGGCGACGCATCGTATCCCGCGCTCAGCTGTGTCGCCGCGCCGAGGTAAGCGGGCAACCAGGCCCACATGCCGAGGAGCTCCCAGTTGTGGAAGGTGTAGGCCAGCATGGAGAGGAGGGCGGGCTTGTTCTTCAGCACGGCCGGCACGGCACGCCAGACATCCCGCTTGCTTTGAACGGCGTGAACGACGTTGGGTGTGTCGCGCAGGGCATAGAGGGAGACCGCGAGTCCCACGGCGGGCATCGAGCAGTTTGCGGCCAGGGAAAGGCGCCAGCCGCCGATGGGGAAAAGCCGGCTGGAAAGCATCAGCGACAGGGCATAGCCGAGGGAGGCGGCGGCCAGGTAAAACCCCATGGCCCGTCCGCGTGTGGAAGGTGAAAAGCGTTCGGCGATGAGCGTCAAACCGGGTGTATAGGAGCCTCCGGAACAGAGTCCCGCCAGCCCGTAGAGGACCGCCCCGGATATGAAATCGGATGCGAACAGCGCAAAAACGAGCGCGCTGACGCCGGCGGCGACGGCGCTCCACAGGTAGGTCCGCTTTGCGCCGAAGCGGTCGCCCAGGAAACCGACGGCGAAAAGCGAGATCAGGAAGCCGAGATGATAGGCGGACTGAACCATCCCGGCCTGCGTGGCGTTCATCGTCCAGTCGCTCATCAGGAGCGGCAGGGCGGCCGAATAGGCCGTGAAGATGAAGCTGAAGCCCAGGCGGGCGGTACACAAGAGCGCGAGCCAGCGGAGATCGCCGCCATGCGCCGCAGCTTGTCGGGACGGCCTCAATGCGCGTGCCTTTCCATCAGCGTCTCCCGCGGTGTTTATCCCGGTGCCTGCAGGAGCTTGTCCGTCAGTCGCTCCGAGGCGAACACCAGCGATTCCAGGTCAACCATCCGAAGCACGCCGTTATCGAAGAGGAATTTCACCCTTGCCGCTCAATCCGCCGGTTTCTCCCAGCGGGCGACGAGGAACGCCCCGGTATCCAATCCTCGTGTGTGTCCGTCCTCCTCGATCTCGCGTGCCCGATCCGGGCGGTCGTGTTTTTGAAAGTGAACGGCGGTCCCGATGCGAGCCGGGATCGGCATGAGCCCGGCCATTTCGGCCGGGGACCTGAAACGCGCGTGCCGGAACAGGGCGTGGCCTTCCCTGGCCGCGGAAGTTCTCCTGGTCGCCCAGGGGCTCAGGGCGTTCAGGCTTGCGACCACGACGAGCCCACCCGGCCTCGTCACACGAAATAACTCGGCCACGGCGCCGCGCGCATCGTCGAGAAACTCGATGGCGGTCACCGACACCGTCTTGTCGAAGGCGGCGTCGGCAAAAGGAAGCGTGCGCATATCGCCCCGGACCATGTGGAAGGGGCGGCCGGTCGCTTTGTTCCCGGCGCGCCTCAGCATGGGGAGCGAGAGCTCGAGTCCCGTGACCCGCGCGCCGGCGTCAAGGAGAACGAGGGTGAAGACCCCGGTGCCGCAACCCACGTCCAGGAGCCGCTCCCCCGGAGCCGGACGGGCCATTTCGAGAAGAAGCCCGGCCTCGTATTCGCGGACCAGGCTCCCGATGGGACTCTCGAACCACTGATCGTATTTCTCCGGCCATTCGTCGAAAATTTCCGCCATTTCCAACCTCTCACGACAAAACGGGGCAGCACGGGAAGCCGATGGACCCGCGGAAAACAGTGCCGGCGGCGGGTTCCGCGATCGCTCGGGTTTCCCCGGCCTTTGCGCGGCTCGAGGCCTCTCCTCCCGGGACCCCTTTCAGATGGAATCCGGCCTGGCCAGGTGGTGCGCGGTGGCCTGTTCGAACTGGTAGGCTATCCGCAGCAGCAGGTCCTCCCGGAAGTGGGGACCGAGGATCTGGAGCCCGATGGGCAGTCCTTCTCCTGAGAATCCGCACGGGACGGAGATTCCGGGGACTCCGGCCAGGCTTGCCGGCAGGGTGAGCGCGTCGTTGAGATACATCTGCAAAGGATCATCGGACTTCTCACCGATCTTGAACGCCGGAACGGGCGCAACCGGTGCCAGGAGCGCATCGAATGAGTCGAACGCATCGAGGAAATCCTTCCGAATGAGCGTCCGCGCCTGCGAGGCTTTCGTGTAGTAGGCGTCGTAGTATCCGGCGGAGAGGACGTAGGTGCCGAGCATGATGCGGCGCTTCACTTCGGCTCCGAACCCCTGAGAGCGGCTCGTCCGGTACATGCCGATCAGGTCACGGGCATCGGGCACCCTCAGACCGTACTTCACCCCGTCGTAACGGGCGAGATTGGAACTGGCTTCGGCGGGGGCGATGATATAGTACGCGGCGACACCGTATCCGGTGTGCGGCAGGGAAACCTCACCGACTTCCGCGCCGAGCTGAAGGCAGACGTTGATCGCGCGTTGAACGGAGTCCGCGATCTCGGGGTGCATGCCGTGGACAAAATACTCCTTCGGGATGCCCAGGCGAAGTCCCTTGATCGGCTCCCGCAGGGATGCGCGGTAATCGGGGACGGGATGGTCCACCGAAGTGGAGTCCCTCCTGTCGTGTCCCGCGATGGCCTGCAGCAGGATGGCGGCGTCCTCGACATCCTTGGTGATCGGGCCGATCTGGTCCAGGGACGAGGCAAAAGCCACCAGTCCGAATCGGGAAACCCTTCCATAGGTGGGCTTCAGACCGACCACCCCACAGAAGGAAGCAGGCTGGCGAATGGAGCCCCCTGTGTCGGTCCCGAGCGAACCCGAGCAAAGATCGGCTGCAACCGCGGCGGCCGACCCACCGCTCGACCCTCCGGGAACCCGTTCGCGGTCCCATGGGTTGCGCGTGACTCCGTAGGCGGAATTCTCCGTGGACGATCCCATGGCGAATTCGTCCATGTTCGTCTTGCCGAGAAAAATCGCCCCGGCCTCGCGCAATCGTGCAATGACGGTCCCGTCGTAAGGCGGCACGAAGTTCTCCAGGATGCGTGAGCCGCAGGTCGTGACCGTCCCCTGCATGCATAGGACGTCCTTGATGGCCAGGGGAATGCCGGCGAGCGGAGAGGCGTGCAGATCCCTCTCGCCTCGGTCGAATCGCCCGGCTTCGGCCAGGGAGGACTCCGCCAGAACGGACAGGTAGGAATTGAGGCGCGGGTCCAGCGTTTCAATACGAGTGAGAAAGGAGGTGAGCGTCTCCGTAACGCTCAACTCCTTGCGCACGAGCAGGTCGTGCAGCTCGTGCATCGTCAGGGCGTATGGTTCCATGAGAGACCTCTCGTTTGAATCAAATGACTTTGGGAACAACGAAGCTGGCCCCGTCCGTTTCCGGAGCGTTCGCCAGCGTGTCTCGACGCTCCAGGGACGGCTGCACTTCGTCGGCACGGAATACGTTCCGGAGCTGAATGGCGTGAGTCGTGGGGGGAACGCCTTCCGTGTTCAGTTCGTTCAGCGTTTCCATGTACTCCAATATCCGGTTCATCTGCTCGGTCATGCGCATTTCTTCGCGCTCGCTCAGTTCGAGCCGCGCCAAACCGGCAACGTGCCTCACTTCATCCCTGCTGATCTTCTCTTGCATATCGAGTTCCTGCTTCTATGGGTGCGTTCCGTCCTGTATGCCGGGCACGATCCCCGAGCGGAGACGGACAAGGGCGGCCCCGCAAAGTGTGCCGCCGTTGACCGGGCTACCCGCTGGAGCCGGAGAATTCAACCGTCATTCCGGCGGGGCCTGAGACCGCGAAATTCCGACAATCGTGCAATCCCGCCTTCGTGGGGAAATGCAGCCCTCATTTCGGCCGAAAACCGGGGGGCGGGCTGTTTGTTCCTCCCTCCCTCGCAACGATGACGTTGACGATTCTCATGATTCGTTGTGCCATCCGACCATGGCGCACCGCCGGCACGGCCGGCGTTTCCCCTTCACGGTGCCAGCGGCCGCCGTCGTGATCTATGCGACGGCTCCGAGAAAATTTTCCATGTTGCGACAATCCCTGAACGCCGAAAGGACCTCGGCGAGGCCATGAATCTTGCGGCGGTGGAGGAGGCGATGGGTCAGCTCATGAACCCGCACCTCCTCTGAGTCCCGTTCGGTCGGGCTCACCAGGAATCGTTGCAGAAATTTTGCGAACCGAATCACGTGAATGAGCTCGTGAGTGACGATGTATGTCGTCAGGGGAAGCAGGAGTATTTTCGGATCCCGCCGAAGCGCTCGCCGGATCACGTGGTCCTGGAGACAGATCTTGAAATAGTCGCCGGGTTCGCTTCCCCTCAGGCGCTCGTTGGGACATCGCAAGTATCTGCGAATCTGGGCGAAGGCGGAATCGGTGACCTCCTCTTCCTGCAGGTCCCGCAAAGATTGGATGTCGTAACGGTAACGTTTCCACTCCGAGGTGGTAACCTTGTAGTAGTCGCTGATCAGTTCCTCCGAGATCTCAATGGATTGCCTCAAAACGACAATCTCCTCCTCCACGAAGGGGACGCGCTCACAATTCTTCGGGAAATCAAAACCGCCTTCGTCCGCCATTTCCTGACTTCACTTCCTGTCGCTTGCTCTTGAGAGGACGCGAGTTATCCTGCATTGCGCGGATTGGTTCCCGCGGTTTGCCGCACATTCGCCGGCCGACAGCCCCCAACCTCCAAAGTGTCCCCTGCCGGCGGTGCCGCAGGCTCCCTTCATGAACGGCCCACCGGCGATTTCCGGCCGGTCGTGCCTCTGCGGGCAGGCCAAAACCCTTTCCGCAAGCCTGTGCGCGGGCCGTGGGGATCGGCCGGTTCCAGGGGCACGGTACGGTTTCACACGGACCAATTCCCCGCGACGATTCCTTTCCCGTGCGCACATCTGCTCATAAGCACATGATTTGAATAGGGAACCATCCAGGGAAGGACCTGCTTTCTTCTACAGGAAAAAACGGCTTTTATCAATTGTTTAATCCGACCGTGTTTAATCCGACCGGGTGGGATGGCGCAGCCCTGCCGAATCACACGAGGCGAAAAGGACTTCGTTCATTCCGGAGCGCCCCGGTGTGTTCCATGGCGCGGTTCCTGTATCAGGGCTGCCCGGGGCGCCGTGCGTTCTCGCCCGCTGAAATAGAATGGCCCCTCGAGTCCAACGACATTCTCGAGAGGCCGACTTTTTGGGTAGGCATTGCACCTCCCTTTCCCGGAATTACCGTTTTTACCCCACGCGAAAGTGCCCGAAGGTCACGTGCATTCCTTTGAGCGCTTGCCACGTCTCAGCCCTCAACCGAGAGCCTTGTGGGAACCAGTATAGGAAAACGGCACTTATTTCGTAATCATGAAACGAGTGGAAATCAAGATTCCTTTATTAATTTTTTTTGATGGCATCAAATCGCGGGATTGCAGCCTGTCTTTGCCGATTTCGACGGAAGTTCGGATCCTGCGGGCCGCGCCGAAGGTGAAAATGAAGCGAACCAGGAGTGGAAGAAACGTCGGGTTCCTCAGAACTGCAAGTATTGAATGGAAAATTCAGCTTTGTTCGGGTATTTTCTGAAGCGATATGTCTGAGGGCGTTTTCAGGCAAACCGCTAAATGTTCGGATGAAAGGAAAGAAGCGCGCCGCCGGAATCCGCCCGGCGTGCCGCGGGTGTGCCGCGTTCCCGCGCGGGCCGTGGAGCGTTCGTTCCTGTCATTGCGAGGTGTCGGATGAAGGAAGTCGTTGCATTGTGCGTGCTGTTGGCATTTGGAGTCGGCACCGCCAGGCTGGCCATAAGGAAAAAGATCGGGATCGCCCTGACGGTGGTGTTCCTGGCCTTTTCCATCTTTTCCGGCCTTGCGATCGCCAACTACGACTGGATTCGAAAGGCTCGATGGGAAGTTCCCGATATCTTCGGCATCCGCGAGCAGATTGCAGAGGTGGGGAACCAGGCCGTGCAAGGGTTGAACGCGGAGATCGAGGGGCGTCAGGGAGAATTGGGCAAGCTCCTCTCGGATTTGGAGGAAATGGGCCGCAGAGTCGATTCACAGAAGAAGGAACTGGAGAGTTTGCTGGCCGATGCCGCGAAGGTGAGTGAAGCCGCCAGGGAGCGGGAACAGGCGGTCAAGGAGCTCAACCGGCAGGCGGAGAAGGCAAGGGAGCAGATGGCATCCATCCATCGGTCTTCCTGCGACCTGGCGCTCTCGCTGGCAAAGGTCACGTGGCTGCAGCTGGAAGCCAAGGATTCCTCCGGCACCAAGAGGGGGGAGGCGGCGGCCCAGCGGACCCTCGACGGGCTGGATGAGGTCGTCGGCCTGGTTATAGGCGATCCGGATCAGCGAGAGAGGTTCGTGGCCGAAGTGATGGACTCTCTGCCGCCCAAGAAATGAAAGAGACTCGGCTTCGTGAGGTCATGACTGCGGGTTCTTTCCGGGTTGAACGTGCAAATCGAAAGGGATGGCCATGCTTGCAGAAACAGCTCGGTGCCTCGAGAAGATAAGGGCGCAGCGCCCCCTGGTGCACAATATTACCAACTACGTCGTGATGAACTATACCGCCAATGCGTTGCTGTGCCTCGGAGCATCCCCAGTGATGGCTCACGCGGTCGAGGAAGTCGAGGCCATGGTCGAGCTTGCCGATGCCCTGGTGATCAACATCGGGACCCTTTCCGCCCCCTGGGTGGACGCAATGTTCCTGGCCTCGCGCGCGGCCATAGAAAGGTCGATTCCCGTCGTTCTGGACCCGGTGGGAGCCGGCGCCACCGCCTTCCGGACGGATACGGCCAGGCGCCTGCTCGATGAATTCGGGATCACCGTGCTCCGGGGGAACGCTTCGGAAATCATGGCCCTTGCGGGCCTGAACAGCACGACCCGGGGTGTGGACTCGGTGCACGCAACCGACGAGGCACGGTCTGCAGCGGTTGAATTGGCCAATGTGTACAAGGCGGTTGTGGCGATCACCGGCGCGGAGGACTTCATCACCAACGGGCCAAAATCCGCCAGGGTCGCCAACGGGCATCCCCTCATGGGCAGGGTCTCCGGCACGGGGTGCGTGGCGTCTTCGATCGTGGCGGCCTTCTGTGCGGTTCATCCGGACCCTCTGGTGGCCGCAACGGCGGGATTGTCGGTGCTCGGAATCGCAGGCGAGCTTGCCGCACGGGACAATCCCGGGCCGGGGACGTTTCATCACCTTCTGCTGGATGCGCTCGATGCGATGGAAACCCGGAACATCGAAGAGAAAGGACGAATTGCCGTTTCATGGGAACAGTGAGCCCGCCCGTGGATTATACCCTGTACCTGGTCACCGACCGGGGACTTGCCGCGGGTCGTTCCTTCGAAGACATTGTCAGGGAAGGCGTCGAGGGCGGGGTAACCCTGGTGCAGCTCCGTGAGAAGGACCTTGCCGTCAGGGATTTCGTCGCGTGCGCCGTCGCTCTCCGGAATCTGCTCGGGGAGTACCGGGTTCCCCTGATCGTTAACGACCGAGTGGACGTCGCCCTGGCCTGTGGAGCCGCCGGGGTGCACCTCGGGCAGGACGACATGGACTGTGCGAGCGCCCGCCGTATCGTCGGGCGGGGCCGGATCGTCGGTGTCTCGGTGAGTTGCGTGGAGGAGGCGGTGAAGGCCGAAGCGCAAGGGGCCGATTACCTGGGAGTGAGCCCGGTGTTCAGCACGCCCACGAAGACGGATACTCCTCCCGCGGTCGGGCTCGAGGGGCTGCGGGCCATCCGGATGGCGGTTCGCCTGCCGCTGGTTGCAATCGGAGGGATCAAGGCGGAGAATGCGGCGGACGTGATACGGGCGGGGGCGGACGGCCTGGCGGTGGTGTCGGCGATCATGGCCTGCCCCGAGCCTCGGGTTGCGGCCCGGACGCTGAAAGCGGCCATTGCCGAGGCACGGGCCCGGGTCCGTACCGCGCGGATCGGCTGAAGGCCGTCGCAGTCCGCACTCGCTGCGCCGTGGCCGGCGTTCCCGCGCCTGGTATCGGCTTCCTCATGCGAAAGCCAGGCCGTCGTCATCGTGCGGGCCAGGTCCCAAGAGCCTGGAAGAACCCGGGTTCCCACCTCTGTGCAAACCCGGCCGGGTGGAAAGCACCCTGCATTTTCCTGCAAAAAAGCAACGAGTCATTTCAACAACATGGATTTGTATGAAAAAGTGTTTATATATGCTAATAGTAACATATAGGCACGCCGATATATAAAATTCAGCATATGTTTATGCTAACATAATAAAAATGCGGGAATCCTATCCAATAAGATATTGACAACTCCTATTCATGATATAGGATAGACGCGCGTCATCAGTGGTCTCGGTGGTTCGCGCGGATTTACAAGCGGCCTTTCCTGTTGGCCGGCGGAATGCTGAGGCCGTATCCGGATCAAGAGACAAAGCCTGTCGATGTCGGAGTGTGTTCGGTGAGCGAGGATTCCACCTTTCCCGGGAGATAGGGGAAGGGTCCTCCGGTGGCCGCTGTTTGTCATGTTGTTTGGGCTTTTCTTTGAATCAGGAGACGTTTCATGAAACTTCATTTGTGAAGCGGGGCTTCCAGGCCGGTAGGTTACCGGCGTTGCGAAGTCCGCTTGCCGAGCTGATCGCTCTCCATCCGAACTTCGCAAAACAATCCTGGAATACCCTCCGTGTTCTGTTCTTTTTAGTCTTGCCGGGCAGGTAGTCGCGCCGGCCGGGGACCCCCCGGTGCGCTCCCGCCCGGCAATTCGAAACTGACGGGGCACGAATTCCGCTGCATCCATGGCATCGCTTCGCGCAAAGTGGTGAGTCGCTGTTTTCGGCGGCTTTGCCGGGGTCTGGAGGTCTGTCCCGATCACCATGCCCGCGCCACGGGGAGGTGACGCCGGCAGGAAGGTCCGCGGGAGGCTTTTCTCCGGCGCTCCGGCATGAAGGGGGGGCGGCGCAGGGTCGGCAGGCAGACTGAATGCAGATTCGGATGCCGGCCGCGACCAATGCGTCATGCGCCGATCCCCTGCATTCCGGGATGCCGGATCGCTGCAATCGACCGACGGGGGCGGAGGCTTTTCAACGCATTATTGCAACCATACGGAGCAAAGGAGAAGAACATCGATGGGCGAAGATATCATCAACCTGACGGTAAACGGGAAGAATTTTCAAGGAAGGAACATCCGGGGAAAGCGGGGGCAGACCGTACTTGAAGTCTTGAAGGACAACGGCATCCATGTTCCCACCCTGTGCTACCATCCCCGGATGCCGCCTTACGGGGGATGCAGATTGTGCATCGTCGAAATCGAGAACATGCGCGGTCTCCCGCCTTCCTGTACCACCCCGGCAACCGACGGAATGGTTGTGAACACGCACTCACCCAAGGTGGTCGGGGTGCGTAAAACGGTGCTGGAACTGCTCCTCGCCTACGGGGACCATAATTGTCTGCTGTGCGAGCAGACGGGCAGCTGCGAGCTGCAAAACCTGGTTTACGAGCACGGCATCGACCATGTTCGCATCAAGTCGGAATTCGTTCCCAAAATAAAGGACGATTCACATCCGATGATCGTCCGTGACCACAACAAGTGCGTGCTGTGCGGCCGCTGCGTCAGGGCCTGCCTGCAAGTACAGGTGAACGGGGCCATCGATATCGCGGCTCGCGGTTCGGATTCCTACATCACGACGTTCAACAACACCAGCCTGGCGGAATCGAGCTGCGTTTCCTGCGGTCAATGCGTTCAGGCATGCCCGGTGGGCGCCCTGACCGAGAAAAAATCGAGGTTTAAGGGCCGTGCGTGGGAAATGAAGAAAGTGCGCACCACCTGCCCCTACTGCGGTGTGGGTTGCCAGATGTGGCTGCACGTCAAGGGCGGCAGGATCGTCAAAGTGACCGGGGTCGAGGAAGGCGCCCCCAACCATGGGCGATTATGTGTCAAGGGAAGGTTCGGCTACGACTTCATCTATTCGGAGGACAGGCTCAAGACGCCTCTCATCAAGAGCAACGACGGTTTTCGCGAGGCCTCCTGGGATGAAGCCCTCGATCTCGTCGCCTCGAGGCTCAAAAAAATCATTGCAAAGCATGGTCCGGACTCCGTTGCCGGAGTGAGCTCGGCTCGAAGCATCAACGAAGATTCCTACCAGATGCAGAAGCTCTTCAGGACGGCCATCGGCACCAACAACATAGACAACTGCGCGCGTGTCTGCCACGCTCCAACCGTGGCGGGCCTGGCGAAATCTTTCGGTTCCGGGGCCATGACGAATTCGTTTGACGACTTCGCCAACGCGAAAATGATCCTGGCCATAGGCACGAACGCGACCGAGGCACATCCGGTGGCGGGCACGTATTTGAAGAACGCGGTGGCCAAGGGCGCCGAGTTGATCGTTGTCGATCCGCGACGCATAGAGCTTGCCGACCATGCCGTGCTGCACGCTCAGATAAAAGTGGGAAGCGATATAGCCTTTCTCAATGGAGTCATGAACGTTCTCATAAACGAGAATCTCCACGACAAACAGTACGTGGCCTCGTACACCGACGGTTTTGAATCGCTCAAGGCCAAGGTGATGGAATATCCGCCGGAGAAGGCCGCGGGCATCTGCGGCGTAAGCGCGGAGATGATTCGGGATGTGGCGCGCCGCCTGGCTTCAGTAAAGCCGGCGCTCCTGGTCTATACCCTGGGCATCACCGAGCACACCTGCGGTATGAACAACGTGCTTTCCTGCGCCAACCTGCAGATGCTCCTCGGCAATGTGGGGTTTGCGTGCGGCGGCGTGAACCCGATAAGAGGGCAAAACAACGTCCAGGGTGCCTGCGACATGGGGGCTTTGCCGAATCTTTTCCCCGGCTACCAGAGAGTTGATGATCCCAAGGCCCAGGAGAAGTTCAAGGCCGCATGGAATGTTGCAAGCCTGCCCGACAGGCCCGGGATCATGCTGCCCCAAATGCTCGATGGGCTTGCGGATGGAAAGATCAAGGCATTTTACATTTTTGGCGAGAACCTGGCCAACAGCGAACCGGATATCAAGCACGTCGAACACTGCCTGAGCTCTGCCGAGTTTCTGATCTGCCAGGACAACTTCCCGAACGAAACCACGCGATTTGCGGATGTGATCCTGCCGGCCGCCGCGTGGAGCGAAAACGACGGGACGTTCGCCAGCAGCGAAAGACGCATCAGCAGAGTTCGCACCGCGAGCGAGGCGCCGGGGATATCCAGGCCGAACTGGTGGATCTTCAAGGAGATAGCGCGACGAATGGGCCAGGATTGGAAGTCCGAGAGTGGCCAAGAGCTGTGGGACGACGAGATATCGGTACTGTCGCCGCCGTTTGCCGGCATCAAGTACTCGCGCATCGAGGGCGACGGGCTGCAGTGGCCGGTTCCCACGGAAACCCACCCGGGAACGCCCGTCATGCACAAGGACGGCAAATTCACCGGCGGTCGCGGTCAGTTCGTGGCCGTCGACTGGACGCC from Syntrophobacter fumaroxidans MPOB includes these protein-coding regions:
- the fdhF gene encoding formate dehydrogenase subunit alpha: MGEDIINLTVNGKNFQGRNIRGKRGQTVLEVLKDNGIHVPTLCYHPRMPPYGGCRLCIVEIENMRGLPPSCTTPATDGMVVNTHSPKVVGVRKTVLELLLAYGDHNCLLCEQTGSCELQNLVYEHGIDHVRIKSEFVPKIKDDSHPMIVRDHNKCVLCGRCVRACLQVQVNGAIDIAARGSDSYITTFNNTSLAESSCVSCGQCVQACPVGALTEKKSRFKGRAWEMKKVRTTCPYCGVGCQMWLHVKGGRIVKVTGVEEGAPNHGRLCVKGRFGYDFIYSEDRLKTPLIKSNDGFREASWDEALDLVASRLKKIIAKHGPDSVAGVSSARSINEDSYQMQKLFRTAIGTNNIDNCARVCHAPTVAGLAKSFGSGAMTNSFDDFANAKMILAIGTNATEAHPVAGTYLKNAVAKGAELIVVDPRRIELADHAVLHAQIKVGSDIAFLNGVMNVLINENLHDKQYVASYTDGFESLKAKVMEYPPEKAAGICGVSAEMIRDVARRLASVKPALLVYTLGITEHTCGMNNVLSCANLQMLLGNVGFACGGVNPIRGQNNVQGACDMGALPNLFPGYQRVDDPKAQEKFKAAWNVASLPDRPGIMLPQMLDGLADGKIKAFYIFGENLANSEPDIKHVEHCLSSAEFLICQDNFPNETTRFADVILPAAAWSENDGTFASSERRISRVRTASEAPGISRPNWWIFKEIARRMGQDWKSESGQELWDDEISVLSPPFAGIKYSRIEGDGLQWPVPTETHPGTPVMHKDGKFTGGRGQFVAVDWTPPKEVPDAEYPFTFCTGRRLYHYHTRTQTGRCQGLNELLGEETADISRLDAAELGIEDGEYIRVRSRRGEVKVKARVTDRMQKGNVWMAFHFREACANWLTNPVFDPVTQTAEYKACAVKVEKIV